The following coding sequences lie in one Verrucomicrobiota bacterium genomic window:
- the miaA gene encoding tRNA (adenosine(37)-N6)-dimethylallyltransferase MiaA produces MMPTPPATLFLAGPTAVGKSAVALCLAERLGGEIISVDSMQVYRGLDIGTAKPSAADRARVPHHLLDVAELTEPFDASRFVALATDAVSAIHARGKWAIFCGGTGLYFRAWIEGLGHAPTDPQLRAALEAMPLPELLEELAAKDPVTFERIDRQNPRRVWRAIEVIRLTGQPFSAQRATWTKSAAEAQRLRFYGLQRTTEELHTRIHARVEDMFALGLVAETQALMQRGIEQNRNAMQAIGYRQVVEYLRGERDLKATIELVKARTRQYARRQMTWFRRQAPVQWIEWQPGQSAEMIAATILVAADSNELECDLE; encoded by the coding sequence ATGATGCCAACCCCGCCTGCAACTCTATTTCTGGCCGGTCCCACTGCCGTGGGCAAATCGGCGGTGGCGCTGTGCCTGGCGGAACGGTTGGGCGGCGAGATTATTTCGGTGGATTCCATGCAGGTGTATCGCGGCCTCGATATTGGCACCGCCAAGCCATCGGCGGCGGACCGCGCCCGCGTGCCGCATCACCTGTTGGATGTGGCGGAACTGACGGAGCCGTTCGATGCCTCGCGATTCGTGGCGCTGGCAACCGACGCGGTGAGCGCGATTCACGCCCGAGGCAAATGGGCCATCTTCTGCGGCGGCACTGGTCTGTATTTCCGGGCCTGGATCGAGGGGTTGGGTCATGCGCCGACCGATCCGCAGTTGCGCGCCGCACTGGAAGCCATGCCGCTGCCGGAGTTGCTGGAGGAATTGGCGGCCAAAGACCCCGTCACCTTTGAGCGGATTGACCGCCAAAACCCGCGCCGGGTGTGGCGTGCCATCGAAGTCATCCGCCTGACCGGCCAACCTTTTTCGGCTCAGCGTGCCACGTGGACGAAGTCGGCGGCAGAAGCGCAGCGGCTCCGATTCTATGGTCTCCAACGAACGACGGAAGAATTGCACACCCGCATCCATGCGCGGGTGGAGGATATGTTTGCGCTTGGGTTGGTGGCGGAGACTCAGGCCTTGATGCAGCGGGGGATCGAGCAAAACCGTAATGCCATGCAGGCGATCGGTTACCGGCAGGTGGTGGAATATCTGAGAGGTGAGCGGGATTTGAAGGCGACGATTGAATTGGTCAAAGCCCGCACCCGCCAATATGCGCGCCGCCAGATGACGTGGTTTCGCCGTCAGGCTCCGGTGCAATGGATTGAATGGCAGCCTGGCCAATCCGCGGAGATGATTGCCGCCACGATACTCGTTGCGGCTGATTCCAATGAGCTTGAATGTGATTTGGAATGA